One Paroedura picta isolate Pp20150507F chromosome 3, Ppicta_v3.0, whole genome shotgun sequence genomic window carries:
- the LOC143833431 gene encoding gametocyte-specific factor 1-like isoform X2, whose amino-acid sequence MDPERLIQCPYDKNHQIRACRFPYHLVKCRENNKKIAKELVTCPYNARHRVPRQELNFHLTTCESKVSQELEGVASSSHTRPTEVTDFQCPPSQEDWEADAEESPARLFVFGTGYLDEGTQSTASSSKSGMRGIDNRRL is encoded by the exons ATGGATCCTGAACGGCTCATCCAGTGTCCCTATGACAAGAACCACCAGATCAGAGCCTGCAGGTTCCCCTACCATTTGGTGAAGTGCAGAGAG AACAACAAGAAGATCGCCAAGGAATTAGTAACATGCCCTTACAATGCTCGACATCGCGTCCCTAGGCAGGAGCTCAACTTCCACTTGACCACTTGTGAGAGCAAAGTGTCTCAGgagttggagggag TAGCCTCTAGTTCTCACACCAGGCCCACAGAAGTCACTGACTTTCAGTGTCCCCCATCCCAAGAAGACTGGGAGGCAG ATGCCGAGGAGTCTCCTGCTCGCCTTTTTGTCTTTGGAACTGG CTACCTGGATGAGGGGACCCAGAGTACAGCCTCTTCTTCCAAAAGTGGTATGAGAGGCATCGACAACAGGAG GCTCTGA
- the LOC143833431 gene encoding gametocyte-specific factor 1-like isoform X1: protein MDPERLIQCPYDKNHQIRACRFPYHLVKCRENNKKIAKELVTCPYNARHRVPRQELNFHLTTCESKVSQELEGASSSHTRPTEVTDFQCPPSQEDWEADAEESPARLFVFGTGYLDEGTQSTASSSKSGMRGIDNRRL from the exons ATGGATCCTGAACGGCTCATCCAGTGTCCCTATGACAAGAACCACCAGATCAGAGCCTGCAGGTTCCCCTACCATTTGGTGAAGTGCAGAGAG AACAACAAGAAGATCGCCAAGGAATTAGTAACATGCCCTTACAATGCTCGACATCGCGTCCCTAGGCAGGAGCTCAACTTCCACTTGACCACTTGTGAGAGCAAAGTGTCTCAGgagttggagggag CCTCTAGTTCTCACACCAGGCCCACAGAAGTCACTGACTTTCAGTGTCCCCCATCCCAAGAAGACTGGGAGGCAG ATGCCGAGGAGTCTCCTGCTCGCCTTTTTGTCTTTGGAACTGG CTACCTGGATGAGGGGACCCAGAGTACAGCCTCTTCTTCCAAAAGTGGTATGAGAGGCATCGACAACAGGAG GCTCTGA